One window of the Clostridium sp. MB40-C1 genome contains the following:
- a CDS encoding amylo-alpha-1,6-glucosidase: MKINKFDTFENGINKEYLLTNGLGGFCSSTVIGANIRKYHSLLNVSINPPTERYLLVSKINEFIEINDNQYKLCSNQILNGYEKGYENQVDFILNPLPKFVYEINGVRIEKTIGLKYNSNVTAVTYNIKNSTGNVSLKLYPLLNNRDHHNNSLIKDLNLKYSHTNNNLNVKINDNINLNIYCSLGNFVEEKKFYENMYYVDEKIRGLNPIDNHFIPGYFKIDIPKSSEVNIGIIFQAVLSDEENILSENAFQIIDHERARILNIINNSPYKNPILKKLCYSCDAYIVKRNSTNSKTIIAGYPWFTDWGRDTMISFTGLTLCSRRFDDAKNILETYSKYLNKGILPNMFPDNGVTPLYNTIDASLWYFYAIYKYYVYTKDIDFILQIMPTLKSIIEHHIKGTINNIKMDKDYLITGGIEGTQLTWMDVKINNFVPTPRHGKAVEINALWYNSLMTFEYLYKEIVLNIKNISDIQSLNYIQGTYEDLAKKTKNSFDKNFWYNKGKYLYDVVRGEFKDTKIRPNMIYSVSLPFTMLDYEKEKCIIDTVIKHLVTPYGLRSLSPIDKEYKGEFKGDSYERDTSYHQGTVWSHLMGHFITAFIKIYNDNHAALNFVTPLINHLNEVCINHINEVFDGDSPHTPGGCFAQAWSTAELLRCLVEDIKLK, encoded by the coding sequence ATGAAAATTAATAAATTTGATACTTTTGAAAATGGAATAAATAAAGAATACTTATTAACAAATGGACTTGGAGGATTTTGTTCTTCTACTGTAATAGGTGCAAATATAAGAAAATATCATTCTCTTTTAAATGTTTCTATAAATCCACCTACAGAAAGATATTTACTTGTTTCAAAAATTAATGAGTTTATTGAAATAAACGATAATCAATATAAACTATGCTCTAATCAAATACTTAATGGATATGAAAAAGGCTATGAAAATCAAGTAGATTTTATTCTTAATCCATTACCCAAATTTGTATATGAAATAAATGGTGTACGTATAGAAAAAACTATTGGATTAAAATATAATTCTAATGTTACAGCAGTTACTTATAACATTAAAAATTCTACTGGAAATGTATCACTTAAATTATATCCACTCTTAAATAATAGAGACCATCATAATAACTCATTAATAAAAGATTTGAATTTAAAATATTCTCACACAAATAATAATTTAAATGTTAAGATAAACGATAATATTAATCTTAATATTTATTGTTCTTTAGGTAACTTTGTTGAAGAAAAAAAATTTTATGAAAATATGTACTATGTAGACGAAAAAATAAGAGGTCTAAACCCTATAGACAACCATTTTATCCCAGGGTATTTTAAAATAGATATTCCCAAAAGTTCGGAAGTAAATATAGGCATTATATTTCAAGCAGTTCTATCTGATGAAGAAAATATCTTATCAGAGAATGCTTTCCAAATAATTGACCATGAAAGAGCACGAATACTAAATATAATTAATAACTCACCTTATAAAAATCCAATTTTAAAAAAATTATGTTATTCTTGTGATGCTTATATTGTGAAAAGAAACTCTACAAATTCTAAAACTATTATTGCCGGATATCCTTGGTTTACTGATTGGGGACGAGATACGATGATTTCTTTTACTGGTTTAACATTGTGTAGCAGAAGGTTTGATGATGCAAAAAACATACTAGAAACCTATTCTAAATATTTAAATAAAGGAATTCTTCCTAACATGTTTCCTGATAATGGTGTAACCCCTTTATATAATACAATAGATGCATCATTATGGTATTTTTATGCAATATACAAGTATTATGTATATACTAAAGACATTGATTTTATATTACAAATTATGCCTACATTGAAATCTATAATTGAACATCATATTAAAGGAACTATTAATAATATAAAAATGGATAAAGATTATCTTATTACAGGTGGAATTGAAGGTACCCAATTAACTTGGATGGATGTGAAAATAAATAATTTTGTTCCAACTCCCAGACACGGTAAAGCTGTAGAAATAAATGCATTATGGTATAATTCATTAATGACATTTGAATATTTATACAAAGAGATTGTACTTAATATTAAAAATATTTCAGATATCCAAAGTTTAAATTATATACAAGGCACCTATGAAGATTTAGCTAAAAAAACAAAAAATAGCTTTGATAAAAATTTTTGGTATAATAAAGGCAAATATCTTTATGATGTTGTAAGAGGTGAATTTAAGGATACAAAAATAAGACCAAATATGATTTACTCCGTAAGTCTTCCTTTTACTATGTTAGATTATGAAAAAGAAAAGTGTATTATTGATACTGTAATAAAACATTTAGTTACTCCTTACGGTCTTAGAAGTTTAAGTCCTATTGACAAGGAATACAAAGGAGAATTTAAAGGAGATAGCTATGAGAGAGATACCTCATATCATCAAGGAACTGTTTGGAGCCATCTTATGGGACATTTTATTACAGCTTTCATCAAAATTTATAATGATAATCATGCTGCCCTTAATTTTGTAACTCCTTTAATAAACCATTTAAATGAAGTATGTATAAATCATATAAACGAGGTATTTGACGGAGATAGTCCTCATACTCCTGGAGGATGTTTTGCTCAAGCATGGTCTACAGCAGAACTTCTAAGATGTCTTGTTGAGGATATTAAATTAAAATGA
- a CDS encoding glycoside hydrolase family 15 protein, with product MNKKAYLIDGVIGNSKLLLSMHKNGQISRMWWPSIDLYQHADEISDGIYVENSRDMLWRNEGEWKYSQEYISDTNILKSKALHLKYNIQIESIDFCTPRQDIVVKKYIVKNNAPKALNLKFIFKSGFAIKDSIKFNSLYFDKENDALVHYKQDYVLAVGSSEKISEYTVSNAKDQAELGKLNGNDTAQGREGALLFQLNKVDSGEEKVITIFITPGRNKEDALRLLQKAKKLKTEKLYFDTEQYWKKYLNQGKKIDIGNDRLQNLYKRSLLAIALMYNKETGGFLAAPEFDEYITQSGGYGFCWPRDGAFIANAMLKAGYENMSKNFYEWAVNVQEKEGFWDQRYYMSGLKAPTWGMQIDETASVVWGMNEYYKQIGDNEFIKYIWDSVYRAAEFLCNSIDSETNLPIPTMDLWEERKGEHTYSCAAVEAGLRGAANIAKELGYNEYEKKWKICSEKIKESIENNLWNDGKQSFYRGIKLCINKDEYERLESSNEKVYYYLKDGRYHEYVKYYDDVVDVSLLGISYPFKTLEDTNEKMIKQGEAVEKYLWVNKVGGIKRYENDVYIGGNPWILTTLWLAIHYNNVGNREKAQKLVQWAVEHRTYLDLLPEQIDKESGEIAWVVPLAWSHAMFILSMLEVYDN from the coding sequence ATGAATAAAAAGGCATATTTGATAGATGGTGTAATTGGAAATTCAAAATTATTATTGTCTATGCATAAAAATGGACAGATAAGTAGAATGTGGTGGCCATCTATTGATTTGTATCAGCATGCAGATGAAATATCTGATGGAATTTATGTAGAAAACTCTAGAGATATGCTATGGAGGAATGAAGGAGAATGGAAATATTCTCAAGAATACATTAGTGATACAAACATACTTAAAAGTAAAGCTTTACATTTAAAATATAATATTCAAATTGAATCAATAGACTTTTGTACACCAAGACAAGATATTGTGGTGAAAAAGTATATAGTTAAGAACAATGCCCCAAAGGCATTAAACTTAAAATTTATATTTAAATCAGGATTTGCTATTAAAGATAGTATTAAATTTAATTCTTTGTATTTTGACAAAGAAAACGACGCCTTGGTTCATTATAAACAGGATTATGTTTTGGCAGTAGGAAGTTCTGAAAAAATAAGTGAGTATACAGTTTCAAATGCAAAAGATCAAGCTGAACTTGGAAAACTGAACGGCAATGATACTGCTCAAGGAAGAGAAGGAGCCTTATTATTTCAATTAAACAAAGTAGATTCTGGTGAGGAAAAAGTAATTACCATTTTTATTACTCCAGGAAGAAATAAAGAAGATGCTTTGAGGCTACTTCAAAAGGCAAAAAAATTGAAGACAGAAAAACTTTATTTTGATACAGAGCAATATTGGAAGAAATACTTAAATCAAGGTAAAAAAATAGATATAGGAAATGATAGGTTACAAAATCTGTATAAAAGATCTCTTTTAGCAATAGCATTGATGTATAACAAAGAGACTGGTGGATTTTTAGCAGCTCCAGAGTTTGACGAGTACATAACCCAAAGTGGGGGTTATGGATTTTGCTGGCCAAGAGACGGTGCATTCATAGCAAACGCAATGTTAAAAGCAGGATATGAAAACATGAGTAAGAATTTTTATGAATGGGCAGTGAATGTTCAGGAAAAGGAAGGATTTTGGGATCAAAGGTATTATATGAGTGGATTAAAAGCACCTACTTGGGGAATGCAAATAGATGAGACAGCTTCTGTTGTTTGGGGGATGAATGAATACTATAAACAAATAGGTGATAATGAATTTATTAAATATATATGGGATAGTGTGTATAGAGCAGCGGAATTTTTATGCAATAGCATAGATTCAGAAACAAACCTGCCAATACCTACCATGGATTTATGGGAAGAAAGGAAAGGAGAACATACTTATTCTTGTGCTGCAGTTGAAGCAGGTCTTAGAGGAGCAGCTAATATAGCTAAAGAATTGGGATATAATGAATACGAAAAAAAATGGAAAATATGTTCTGAAAAAATTAAAGAATCTATAGAAAATAATTTATGGAATGATGGAAAACAAAGTTTTTACAGAGGAATAAAACTTTGTATCAATAAAGATGAATATGAGCGACTTGAGAGTTCTAATGAAAAGGTATACTACTATTTAAAAGATGGAAGATATCATGAGTATGTAAAATATTATGATGATGTAGTAGATGTTTCACTTTTAGGAATAAGTTATCCTTTTAAAACTTTAGAAGATACCAATGAAAAAATGATTAAACAAGGAGAGGCGGTAGAAAAATATTTATGGGTAAATAAAGTTGGAGGAATAAAAAGGTATGAAAATGATGTTTATATAGGGGGAAATCCTTGGATTTTAACAACTTTATGGTTAGCAATCCATTATAATAATGTAGGAAATAGAGAGAAAGCCCAAAAATTAGTGCAGTGGGCAGTAGAACATAGGACATATTTAGATTTGTTACCAGAGCAGATAGATAAAGAAAGTGGTGAAATAGCTTGGGTTGTACCTTTAGCTTGGTCACATGCAATGTTTATACTTTCTATGTTAGAAGTATATGACAACTAA
- the glgP gene encoding alpha-glucan family phosphorylase produces the protein MSKGKYPNVAYLCMEYGLESDFKIYAGGLGILAGDYLKGAKDLNVPIIGIGIKWKQGYSDQRIDKKGMAYDSYHNNVYSDLEDTGVKVAVKIRKRDVVCKVWKTEQYGNNPIYLLDTDIPENNGDDRWITGQLYGWFKEERIAQEIVLGIGGIKLLRELQLPVDVYHFNEGHAVLAAFELIKERMESGYTFEEAWKKTREEIVFTTHTPIIQGNESHTIEALEYMGAFNGLTKEQIIRIGGEPFNMTVAALRLSRKSNAVSKLHATTSNKMWKIISGRSEITGITNAIHVPTWVDERILNVEKDSNKLWKAHMEIKKDTINFIKDRTGIKLDENKLLIGFSRRAATYKRSDLIFKDKNIIEPLLKEGKIQIAFSGKAHPLDDTGKQIVQNLVEMMNKYPNAVVFLENYDMSIGAALTRGCDIWLNNPRRPLEASGTSGMKAAMNGVLNCSILDGWWPEACVDGVNGWQLGDGFESDNIEELDRHDLTALYDVLINKIVPTYYNNREKWIEMMMQSIATTKDSFSVNRMIKEYYEKLYIK, from the coding sequence ATGAGTAAAGGTAAATATCCTAATGTTGCATATTTATGTATGGAATATGGTTTAGAGTCTGACTTTAAGATATATGCTGGAGGTCTTGGAATTTTAGCAGGAGATTATTTAAAAGGAGCAAAAGATTTAAATGTACCAATAATAGGTATAGGAATAAAATGGAAACAAGGATATTCAGACCAAAGAATAGATAAAAAGGGGATGGCTTATGATTCATATCATAACAATGTTTATAGTGACTTAGAAGATACAGGTGTAAAGGTTGCTGTAAAAATAAGAAAAAGAGATGTTGTATGTAAGGTTTGGAAAACTGAACAATATGGAAATAATCCTATTTATCTGTTAGATACAGACATACCAGAAAATAATGGTGATGATAGATGGATAACAGGACAACTATATGGATGGTTTAAAGAAGAAAGAATTGCTCAGGAAATAGTTTTAGGAATTGGGGGAATTAAATTATTAAGAGAACTTCAACTACCTGTAGATGTATATCATTTCAATGAAGGACATGCAGTGTTAGCTGCTTTTGAATTAATAAAAGAGAGAATGGAAAGTGGATATACTTTTGAAGAAGCATGGAAAAAGACTAGAGAAGAGATTGTATTTACAACTCACACACCTATAATTCAAGGGAATGAATCACATACAATTGAAGCTTTAGAATATATGGGAGCTTTTAATGGACTTACTAAAGAACAAATAATTAGGATTGGTGGAGAACCATTTAATATGACTGTTGCCGCATTGAGACTTTCTAGAAAATCTAATGCAGTTTCAAAGCTTCATGCAACAACTTCCAATAAAATGTGGAAAATAATATCAGGAAGAAGCGAAATAACAGGAATAACAAATGCAATACATGTTCCAACATGGGTGGACGAAAGAATATTGAATGTTGAGAAAGACAGTAATAAATTATGGAAAGCTCATATGGAAATAAAGAAAGACACAATAAATTTTATAAAGGATAGAACAGGAATAAAATTAGATGAAAATAAGCTTTTAATTGGTTTCTCAAGAAGAGCAGCTACTTATAAGAGAAGTGATTTAATATTTAAAGATAAAAACATAATAGAACCTTTACTTAAAGAGGGAAAGATACAAATTGCTTTTTCAGGGAAGGCTCATCCATTAGATGATACAGGAAAACAAATAGTTCAGAATCTTGTGGAAATGATGAATAAATATCCAAATGCTGTAGTATTTCTTGAAAATTATGATATGAGCATAGGAGCAGCACTTACAAGGGGATGCGATATATGGTTAAACAATCCAAGAAGACCTTTGGAAGCTAGTGGTACATCTGGTATGAAAGCGGCTATGAATGGAGTATTAAACTGTTCAATACTAGATGGTTGGTGGCCTGAAGCATGTGTTGATGGAGTAAATGGATGGCAGCTTGGAGATGGATTTGAAAGTGATAATATAGAGGAATTAGATAGACATGATTTGACAGCATTATATGATGTATTAATAAATAAAATTGTTCCAACTTATTACAACAACAGAGAAAAGTGGATAGAAATGATGATGCAAAGTATAGCTACAACTAAGGATAGTTTTTCTGTAAATAGAATGATAAAAGAATATTATGAAAAACTTTATATTAAGTAG
- a CDS encoding ABC transporter ATP-binding protein, with protein sequence MADVVLKNIQKQYSGNDKLTVKDFNIDIKDKEFVVLVGPSGCGKSTTLRMIAGLEDITSGELYIDGKLINDFSPKDRDIAMVFQDYALYPHMTVYENMAFGLKLRKTPKDIIDKKVNEAAKILGLESELKKKPKHLSGGQRQRVALGRAIVRNPKVFLMDEPLSNLDAKLRVEMRSQITKLHKELQTTFIYVTHDQTEAMTMGTRIVIMKDGDVMQIDTPQNAYEHPNNLFVAQFIGSPQMNIIKGKVVEENGRIIIDVCNKLKVELLPYMQGMLEEKGYLDNDVYLGIRPEYISETEESSLENKFTVIKSKVEMAEMMGFETYIHFNLGGNKLIARVNSSNSKSIDEEIFLKIPAQNIHLFDVSTEKIITS encoded by the coding sequence ATGGCAGATGTTGTTTTGAAAAATATACAAAAGCAATATAGTGGAAATGATAAATTAACAGTAAAGGATTTTAATATAGATATAAAAGATAAAGAATTTGTTGTTTTAGTAGGACCTTCAGGTTGTGGTAAATCAACAACACTTAGGATGATTGCAGGTCTTGAAGATATAACCTCAGGAGAATTATATATTGATGGTAAACTAATAAATGATTTTTCTCCAAAAGATAGAGATATAGCTATGGTTTTTCAGGATTATGCACTATATCCTCATATGACTGTATATGAAAATATGGCTTTTGGATTGAAGTTAAGAAAGACACCGAAAGATATTATTGATAAAAAAGTAAATGAAGCAGCTAAAATATTGGGTTTGGAAAGTGAGCTTAAGAAGAAACCAAAACATTTGTCAGGTGGTCAGAGACAGAGAGTTGCATTAGGACGTGCCATAGTTAGAAATCCAAAAGTATTTTTAATGGATGAACCTTTATCAAATTTGGATGCAAAACTAAGAGTTGAAATGAGATCACAAATTACAAAATTGCATAAGGAACTTCAAACTACATTTATATATGTTACTCATGATCAAACAGAGGCTATGACTATGGGAACAAGGATTGTAATAATGAAAGATGGAGATGTTATGCAAATAGATACCCCACAAAATGCATATGAACATCCTAATAATTTATTTGTAGCTCAATTTATTGGAAGCCCTCAAATGAATATTATTAAAGGAAAGGTTGTAGAAGAAAATGGAAGGATTATAATTGATGTTTGTAACAAATTAAAAGTAGAACTACTTCCATATATGCAAGGAATGTTAGAGGAAAAAGGATATTTGGATAATGATGTATATTTAGGTATAAGACCTGAATACATTTCAGAAACAGAAGAATCTTCATTAGAAAATAAATTTACAGTAATAAAAAGTAAGGTGGAAATGGCTGAAATGATGGGATTTGAGACATATATTCATTTCAATTTAGGGGGGAATAAGCTTATAGCTCGTGTGAATTCCAGTAATAGCAAAAGTATAGATGAAGAGATTTTTTTAAAAATACCAGCACAAAATATTCATTTATTTGATGTTAGTACAGAAAAAATTATTACAAGTTAA
- a CDS encoding LacI family DNA-binding transcriptional regulator, whose protein sequence is MVTIKQIAEKAGVSPSTVSRVISNDSRISEATKNKIKKIMVEMNYHPNAIARSLVSKTTKTIGVIMPYSADQAFLNPFFIEAIRGISKYTYNEDYCILITNGFTVQEQIKSLHSLVFGRRVDGIILMYSKANDSVLEELENSKIPFCMIGRPVEYNDINYVDNDNILAAYKATKYLIDMGHSKIGLLNGSLDFTVCVDRYKGFKKALEENNIPIIDDIVVSLEFLQEDGYKGMKKILQSSHNPTAVLATDDLLAFGAIRAAGEMGVKVPEDISIIGFNNIPLSELIFPSLTSVDINSYKIGATAAQLVLEKIKGDIKSKSRIVDTELIIRNSVCPKC, encoded by the coding sequence ATGGTTACTATTAAACAAATTGCAGAAAAAGCAGGGGTTTCACCATCTACTGTTTCTAGGGTGATATCAAATGATTCTAGAATAAGTGAAGCAACGAAAAATAAAATAAAAAAAATAATGGTAGAAATGAATTATCATCCAAATGCAATAGCACGTAGTTTAGTTTCAAAAACGACTAAAACCATAGGTGTTATTATGCCTTATTCAGCAGATCAAGCATTTTTAAATCCTTTTTTTATAGAAGCTATAAGAGGGATATCTAAATATACTTATAATGAGGATTATTGCATATTAATTACTAATGGATTTACAGTTCAAGAGCAAATAAAATCACTTCATTCCCTTGTGTTTGGAAGAAGGGTTGATGGAATCATCTTAATGTATTCAAAAGCAAATGATTCTGTATTAGAAGAACTTGAAAATAGTAAGATACCATTCTGCATGATAGGTAGACCTGTTGAATATAATGATATAAATTATGTGGATAATGATAATATTTTAGCAGCATATAAAGCAACCAAATATTTAATAGATATGGGGCATAGCAAAATTGGTCTTTTGAATGGATCTTTGGATTTTACTGTGTGTGTGGATAGATATAAAGGATTTAAAAAAGCTTTAGAAGAAAATAATATACCTATTATAGATGACATAGTTGTTTCCCTAGAATTTTTACAAGAAGATGGGTATAAAGGTATGAAAAAGATTTTACAATCATCACATAACCCTACAGCTGTGCTAGCAACAGACGATTTATTAGCTTTTGGAGCTATAAGAGCTGCTGGAGAAATGGGTGTTAAAGTTCCTGAGGATATATCTATAATTGGGTTTAATAATATCCCTTTATCAGAATTAATATTCCCATCATTAACTTCTGTAGATATAAATAGTTATAAAATAGGAGCTACAGCAGCACAACTTGTTTTAGAAAAAATAAAAGGAGATATAAAGTCAAAAAGTAGAATAGTAGATACTGAACTTATTATAAGAAATTCAGTTTGTCCAAAATGTTAA
- a CDS encoding maltose ABC transporter substrate-binding protein: protein MGKHLKRAVSLVTGLIVASSIFAGCGSNADNKAKETSSSGETVKLSFWHGWTGAEEKALGEIIKKFEAKNPNVKVETLPTPFDKLNEKLKASLPTNESPDLFLGPNDWIGTFATLNQLEEVDSYISDVKDNYLPNALEAGKFNGKQYAFPDSVKTYVLIYNKDLVPNPPKTIEEMRKIAKQNTKSGKYGLVFDITNFYYDYAFFAGYGGKVFKDEKGTIDFSQKGVVDSINLLNDIKNKDKVTIKDFDYNVMMDLMQTGKASMIINGPWCFGDLDKAVKEGKGLKNWGAVKLPVIEEGKPLKPYMGTEMLFMAKNGKHKEEAVKFIKFMTSVESQEFMNKQAGHVPANVKVNVGDDWKTKIILEQVKEADPMPNIAEMGQVWDPAKEMYSNVFTGKSTPEKSIKDTQDKITKLINSMHGE, encoded by the coding sequence ATGGGTAAACACTTAAAAAGAGCAGTGTCTCTAGTAACAGGATTAATTGTAGCTAGTAGCATTTTTGCAGGATGTGGTTCTAATGCTGATAACAAAGCTAAGGAGACCAGTTCAAGTGGGGAAACAGTAAAATTATCATTCTGGCATGGATGGACTGGAGCAGAAGAAAAAGCATTAGGAGAAATTATTAAAAAATTTGAAGCTAAAAATCCAAATGTAAAAGTTGAAACTCTACCTACACCTTTTGATAAATTAAATGAAAAACTTAAAGCATCATTACCAACAAATGAATCACCAGATTTATTTTTAGGACCAAATGATTGGATAGGAACTTTTGCTACATTAAATCAGTTAGAAGAAGTTGATTCATATATAAGTGATGTTAAAGATAATTATCTACCAAATGCATTAGAAGCTGGTAAATTTAATGGCAAGCAGTATGCTTTCCCTGACTCTGTTAAAACATATGTATTAATATATAACAAGGATTTAGTTCCTAATCCACCTAAGACAATAGAAGAAATGAGAAAAATAGCAAAACAAAATACTAAATCTGGAAAATATGGGTTGGTATTTGATATTACTAACTTTTATTATGATTATGCATTCTTTGCAGGATATGGAGGAAAAGTATTTAAAGACGAAAAAGGAACAATAGATTTCAGTCAAAAGGGAGTTGTTGATTCAATAAATTTATTAAATGATATAAAAAATAAAGACAAGGTTACTATAAAAGATTTTGACTACAATGTAATGATGGATTTAATGCAAACTGGTAAAGCTTCCATGATAATAAATGGACCATGGTGCTTTGGAGACTTAGATAAAGCAGTTAAAGAAGGAAAAGGATTAAAAAATTGGGGAGCAGTTAAGTTGCCTGTAATAGAAGAAGGAAAACCATTAAAACCATATATGGGTACAGAAATGTTGTTTATGGCAAAAAACGGTAAACACAAAGAAGAGGCAGTAAAATTTATTAAGTTTATGACTTCTGTAGAATCTCAAGAGTTTATGAATAAACAAGCAGGACATGTTCCAGCAAATGTTAAAGTAAATGTTGGTGATGATTGGAAAACAAAAATAATTCTTGAACAAGTAAAAGAAGCAGACCCAATGCCAAATATTGCTGAAATGGGACAGGTTTGGGATCCAGCAAAAGAAATGTATAGTAACGTATTTACAGGAAAATCAACACCAGAAAAATCAATAAAAGATACTCAAGACAAGATAACTAAATTAATAAATTCTATGCATGGTGAATAA
- a CDS encoding carbohydrate ABC transporter permease — translation MRTSLNKNQDIKYVKKETLWHKIKKNKIAYAYILPSTLVVVIFSLIPILYGVSLAFTNSNIYTMSSNSVKFVGLKNFIKIFKGMDREFVTILLRTIVWTIVNVFFHVSIGLSLALLLNKKGLRFKKLYRILLILPWAVPQLVTCLIWKIMFNYDIGMINQILTKIGLAKVPWLNDPKMAFIAIIMVNVWLGVPFMMMVATGALQSISDNFYEAANIEGASWWQKFRYITLPMIKPAMVPAITLGFIWTFTNFNVAYLVTKGEPNRATELIQTYTYNQMTAGNYSKAAAYGVIVFAILFILNLINTKISNIFEEDN, via the coding sequence ATGAGGACTAGTTTAAATAAAAATCAAGATATTAAATATGTAAAAAAAGAAACCTTATGGCATAAAATAAAGAAAAATAAAATTGCTTATGCATATATTTTGCCATCTACACTTGTAGTAGTAATTTTTTCATTAATACCTATCTTATATGGCGTAAGTTTAGCATTTACTAATAGCAATATATACACAATGTCAAGTAATTCAGTAAAGTTTGTGGGATTAAAGAATTTTATTAAGATTTTCAAGGGAATGGATCGGGAATTTGTAACAATATTATTAAGGACAATAGTATGGACTATAGTCAATGTTTTCTTCCATGTTTCTATAGGGCTTTCCCTAGCATTGTTATTAAATAAAAAAGGTCTTAGATTTAAAAAATTGTATAGAATTTTACTAATACTTCCTTGGGCAGTTCCTCAATTAGTTACATGTCTTATATGGAAAATAATGTTTAATTATGATATTGGTATGATAAATCAAATACTTACTAAGATAGGATTAGCTAAAGTACCTTGGCTTAATGATCCTAAGATGGCTTTTATAGCAATAATAATGGTTAATGTATGGCTTGGAGTACCATTTATGATGATGGTAGCGACTGGTGCACTTCAAAGCATATCAGATAATTTTTATGAAGCAGCTAATATAGAGGGTGCCTCTTGGTGGCAGAAGTTTAGGTATATTACACTTCCAATGATTAAACCAGCAATGGTTCCAGCTATAACCCTTGGCTTTATATGGACATTTACAAATTTCAATGTTGCATATTTAGTAACAAAAGGAGAACCTAATAGAGCAACTGAATTAATTCAAACGTACACATATAACCAAATGACAGCAGGAAACTATTCTAAAGCAGCAGCATATGGTGTTATAGTGTTTGCTATATTATTTATACTAAATTTAATTAATACTAAGATAAGTAATATATTTGAGGAGGATAATTAA
- a CDS encoding sugar ABC transporter permease has translation MESQIKKSARRKKLGRIDHFFTHIVLIIITIITLIPIWWIVTTSIDGKAVGLSASSIKLFPHSFSLKNYVQVFNNPNFLTWVKNSIIFSVVTTLIVMSLVSLGAYAYSRFNFPGKKAGMMFFLIVMMLPITTALLPQYLLMLKLNLVGKYIGIILIYTAGNMTFGIWNLKGYFDTVPKSLEEAAIVDGASRAQVFTQIILPLAAPAIAVTALIVFTAVWTEFATAFMFVKSSSQYTLAMGLYKWASDANNIPYPLFCAGSMVVAAPISILFMVFQKYIVSGLTVGGVKG, from the coding sequence ATGGAAAGTCAAATAAAAAAATCTGCAAGGAGAAAAAAGCTTGGTCGTATAGATCACTTTTTTACACATATAGTTTTAATTATAATAACTATAATTACATTGATACCTATATGGTGGATAGTAACCACATCAATAGATGGTAAAGCAGTTGGACTTTCCGCTTCTTCAATAAAGTTATTTCCTCATAGTTTTTCTCTTAAAAATTATGTTCAAGTTTTTAATAATCCTAATTTTTTAACATGGGTAAAAAACAGTATAATATTTTCAGTAGTAACTACTTTAATAGTAATGTCTTTAGTTTCTCTTGGAGCATATGCTTATTCTAGATTTAACTTTCCAGGTAAAAAAGCAGGTATGATGTTTTTCCTTATAGTTATGATGCTTCCTATTACAACAGCATTATTACCTCAATATTTATTGATGTTGAAATTGAATTTAGTAGGCAAATATATAGGAATTATTTTAATATATACAGCAGGGAATATGACTTTTGGGATTTGGAATTTAAAGGGGTATTTTGATACTGTTCCAAAGTCTCTAGAAGAAGCTGCAATAGTGGATGGTGCATCAAGAGCACAAGTTTTTACTCAAATTATACTTCCTCTTGCAGCCCCAGCTATAGCTGTTACAGCATTAATAGTTTTTACAGCAGTATGGACAGAATTTGCTACAGCATTTATGTTTGTTAAGTCATCTAGTCAATACACATTAGCTATGGGACTTTATAAATGGGCATCTGATGCTAATAATATACCATATCCTTTATTTTGTGCAGGATCAATGGTAGTTGCTGCTCCTATATCAATATTATTTATGGTATTTCAAAAATATATAGTTTCTGGATTAACAGTAGGAGGAGTAAAAGGCTGA